The Paramisgurnus dabryanus chromosome 24, PD_genome_1.1, whole genome shotgun sequence genome contains the following window.
aaatattttttaaattccaacaatatatattttttacattttaaaaatgttaaatatattttacaagaaaataatttttggctttttgtaaaacatcacaatttgtaaattttttgctttttgtAAAACGTCACAATTTGTTACAGTACAAGGAAGTACCACAATTTTAATACAAGTAAATTAAAGCACTCTTTAAAatcattatatatttttctgCTCGGCTCTAAAATAATTCACTGGCTACAAATATCTCTTTGAGTACAATCTcaataaaatcattttattgtaatctttttttttactgtaaatctTTGTAGTAATaacaaataagtaaaaaaataatgcttagatgttAACGAAATTCAACCATGAATAAAGTTTgatggcattttaaaaataccTATTGAATGTTTTTGCATCTCTAACATAGTCAGATTAATTTCTCACACAATGCTTTTCTTTTCTCCCTCCAGTGGATCACTGGCAACCTCCAGCTCATCCTCTGCAGATCTCCATCGGCCACAATCCCGATTCCACCAGCTGCAGAGTCTCGCCATGTCCGGTCTGACCGCACTAGCCGCCCATCGCCCCACGCACACCCAACGCAACAGCTACAGCGATGACGCTCCACGACTCGCCCCCCGAACCTGTCCCCCCGCCGTCCACTTCCTCCCCCTGCTCACCTTTCACATCTCCACATACTGTCAGACGCTGGAATCCCTGGAGAGCTCGGGAAAGGCTTCGCTCCACGGCAGCTCCCTGTCGGGTTCCTCAGACTCCAGTCTGACCTCAAGCCTCGAGGAATCTCTCAGTGGACAGGAAGATCTCGCCCTCGCAGCCATGAAAGCCCTGTATCATGTAGTTTCCTACAGCTGCGAGGCTTTGGAGACGGTGTTGTGCCACCAGGATGCAGAGACTCCGGAGCGGATTGATGTTGATCGACCACAGTGTTCAAAAAGCCTTCTCAGTACCTCTGAACATTTAAATGGGGAGGTGCAGACTCAGCTCCCTCTTCTCAAAAGACTTCTGCAACTGGCAGATCCATCGTTCATTACCGCTGCCGGGCAGAGGGAGGCGGTAATGAGCAGCAGTCTGAAAACATTGTGTGTGCTGGCCGAGAGAGCGCAGGAGAATCAGCTTCAGAGGTTCAGTTTCTCTTATACATGTACAGTTATTGCATAAAAGTATGAGACTATAGGACACAAGAGGTTATTCAGAGAGCCTTTTaacaaaattgagtttaaatttGTACATGGCAGAGGTATTTGTATACACTAAACCAATACAAGTGATATGTAAGTTGTCTCTTGTTTCTTGAATGTAGACTAAAGGTTGTCCTGTCAAGTCAAGTGCTGCTTAAATGTCTAACGCCGGAGATGTCACACAAAACGGTTCATCTGTCTGTGAGAATCCTGTCGCTCATCATCTGCAACAACGAGATGGCCGTTCAACTCTGTGCACACGAATGTAAGCGTATTTTacagggacattccacttttttgaaaatatgctcattttccagctacccgagagttaaacatttgatttttaccgttttggaatccattcagctgatgtccgggtctggcgctagcacttttagcatagctaagtataatccattgaatctgattagaccattagcatcgcgctaaaaatgaccaaagagttttgttattttctaatttaaaacttgactcttctgtagttacatcgtgtaccaagaccgacagaaaattaaaagttgtgattttctaggcagatatgactaggaactatactctcattctggtgtaataatcaaggactttgctgccgtaacatggctgcagcaggcgtagtgatattacgcactgcctgaaaatagtcccctgctattgagtaaccaaggggactattttcggctgcagCGTAATATCACtccgcctcctgcagccatgttacagcagcaaagtccttgattattactccagaatgagagtatagttcctagccacatCGGccaagaaaatcgcaacttttaattttctgtcggtcttagtacacgatgtaactacagaagagtcaagttttaaacaggaaaaatattcaaactctttggttattttttagcgcgatgctaatggtctaatcagattcaatggattatgctaagctatgctaaaagtggtaccgccagacccggagatcagctgaatggattccaaaacaataaaaatgaaatgtttaactctaggggagctggaaaatgagcatattttcaaaaaaagtggagtgtctctttaatgCTAACAAGACATACAATGCATCTTTACACATTTGtacatattaaaaacaaaactataTCTTCCCCAAGATCCATGTCCTCTTCTCAGACTGTTCCAGTACGTCACCTCCAGACCTGACAAATCTACCTCGGAGGATGTGCGGAGTCATTTGGAGCTTCAGGTCAATATCCCATCATGTCATGTTCGACCAAAACATTTTGTAGTTTAAATGGGTCACTCCTGATGAAAACAATATCTTATTTTTCTGTTAACAGGTTATACGGTTAGTAACCAAACTGTTTACGCAGAACACGGGGACGTGGGCCGCTTTCTGTCAGACATCTTGCCAGTGTATTCATGAGGTTTGTTGCCACAGCTGTATCCTGAATGATTTGTTTTGCAAAAACTGGGCGAGGTCGCAGCAGATGACACTGCATTAGTGGATGTTGTCATTGTTTGTTGAGGTCTATTCAGCTATTTTGTACAGGTGCTCTACTCCGGTTTcatcccacaggccaaaaacagtTTCGGTGAATTGATGCCCAATTCCGATTTGTTGCCtgtaacagattttttttattttgttcatgATCTTTTAAAAGCGACTCATATCCGATATCAGCATTTACACAAAAACTTGGCAAAACAATTCAAGGTAGACATACTGACATGGAACAGATCAAAGGGACACTcctatatttttgaaaatatggtcatttttcagctcccctagagttaaacatttgatttttactgttttggaatccatccagttgatctccgggtctggcggtaccacttttagcatagcttagcataatccattgaatctgattagatcattagcatagcgctaaaaaataaccaaagagtttgaatattttttctatttaaaacttgactcttctgtagttacatcgtgtactaagaccgacagaaaattaaaagttgtgattttctaggccgatatggctaggaactatactctcattctggcgtaaaaatcaaggactttgctgccgtaacatggctgcagcgggcgcaatgatattacgcagcgcctgaaaatagtccccttggttactttcactAGCATGGgattattttcgggcactgcgtaatatcattgcacctcctgcagccatggtaaaactctttggttatttttttaagcgctatgctaatggtctaatcagattcaatggattgtgctaagctatgctaaaagtggtagcgccagaccctgagatcggctgaatggattccaaaacggttaaaatcaaatatttaactctagggaagctggaaaattagcatatttgaaaaatattattattataataaaatactCTTTCTACGTCACATAGAGTGCAAAATctgaatgacctattttttcacatgcttgcagagaatggtttatcaaaactaagttactaggtttatctgttgtttttacattttctaggttgatagaagcactggggaccaaattatagcacttaaacgtgacaaaagtcagattttcatgatatgtatCCTTTAATCTTCATTTATCTAACATTTATCCCCTGTAACTTTCAGCTGGTGCGGACAGTGGTCATGATTTTACACCGACAGTGGCTGAGAACCAAAAGGAGAGAAGGCGAAGCGTCACGTAACCGGATCTGGGCGGGTTTGGGTGTTCAGGTGTTGCGGGAAGCTCTCTTCTTTCTACACTGGCTGCTACTGAAAGACTCGTCGTTCTCAGAGCACTGCCTGGACGTACTGCACATGTACGATCAGGTCATTCCCGCCATCAGAGACACGTTTAGACTGATCCCAGATCTGTCAGAGAGCGAAGGTGGGCACTGCGATTTTATCTGATTATAGCAACACTTTCcatgccagcgtttttttttttttaagttgccagccagcaccataaaaaattattttttatgattttcacttAAGTttagtaaatatataaacatacaatatttcatatgaaagaacagaccctctgctttattaaaaaaaaaacatttcatcatatctttttatcacctcacaaatatgggtaggtttcttgaaaaaaacaaaagttttgagcaaaaagctgagataattgacttttgatagagatcagattcaaaacgatcctcaaaacatacatggagtttgaactgtttgccctaagggaatacttttgggttttataagttgggtaaaagCGCCACCTGGTGAATAATAGCAAAAAATGGGTCTATGAaaaaaaggtccagattctattggggtgtttgtttaggtgatttcaaatgtcaacattagctttcagagatcatgcaccccacttttaattgatgagttaacttcaatttaaaacatattttaatttaataaataattgacGACGGATCGTTGAAttaattgaaaataatgcacacccaaggtgatAATGCGGCACGATGCGaagcgggtgtgcattattttcaaataattccacggtccagagtcaattattcagcttataccacggttaccacagacattgcattggtggttattttaagacatttgacaggtcaggtatGCGTTAATAATCAATACCTGTGGAACGtttctcagccaatcacaataaagcattcaacagccctgtggtataacaAATAATAACATATAAGTACATAAACAGTGTTCAAAACGGTCTTATTACATTACACAGATTCACCGTGGTAAGGttataataatgataatgatgATAATTTGAGCTGTCAAATACGAGTTTACAGAAAATGTTAGTATAGGTTATTTGTTAAGTAACCTGAAGATGggaaaagttacagattgccacttttttatgttttggtgTCTTTAAAATGCAATAACTCGTATCGTACTGTTGTTTGTCCGCAGAATTGGCTCTCGAAGAGATCTGCCGCTCCGAGACGGAGTATGTCGAAGATATGGACACTGAAACAGGACCGTAAACGCTGCATGCAAAGTGAACTCTGAGGTTTTGTCATGAACATCTGGGGTGATTTTTCCATCTGATGAAACACCAATTCTCGTGTCCTAAGACTGAGCACTATCATTTGTAATTAAGTCACAATAAATTCTGTAGAACCCCTTGGATTTCATGTAATCTCAATCTGGATTGCGAAAGTATGGACACATCAGTATGCAATGTTAGTACGTCTTCCaccacaaaacaacacataaaacatACCAGCACATGTTTTCCAGTGAGGCTTCAAAGTATGCATTCTAAGTGCAATGGTTTGTGGTCAATATTTGGAAACGAATGTGTGGCGTTATTTAAATATGTAGAAAAATAGcgcttttttatgtttaataaacGATTAATTTTAATGTAATGAGCTAACATATTGTCTTTATATAAACACATGTACTTTCCCCATCAGCCTTAACCCACCCCTAACAAACCTCACTTCCTGGAAATCCTTTGCAAACTTTTCACACCTGTCTAGGTCAAATGTGATTGACAATGGAAAATCTGACAGAGGTGAGTAGTGTTGTTTTAAGAGAGACAGCTTGACATTTCAGCACAAGTTTTATTTGCTGTTGCAGACACAGAGATGCAAAAAACAGAGATCAGACCACATCAAAAAAATATAATGGACCTAAAAAAATGACGTAACCCACAAAGAATCAGTGGAAGATTTTTCTTTATAGAAAGAAAGACATAGAATAGACAGAAGCGTTGGACAACATTAAAATTTCGCTTTGTATTTATTAGATCGTTTGCCTGTATTCAAAACTTGTTGCTATTTAAAACCTCAAGTAAAGAAGTAACAGGGGAAATTTTTAGTGATGCagtgcaccgatgtatcggccgccgatattaatcggccgatttttgatgaatttgaaaccatcggcaatagcacgagaaaggccgataccgattgtttattaattaactgcataaagaaatccattatatgtaaaaaattgagttaatgttgttaataaaataaatgctaaatagctaaaaccacctttgaaggttgtcatgctgtcttattatatttgttttagcttaatttgtgcctctcttattatgttggtcagttgaattttaattagatccaatccatgttcagtaaaaataatttgatgcagaaataaactagctaatagaccaactgtttagtattgtatacaagtgtttaataacGGCATCTGTATCGGCctgaagttgtctgtttaaatcggtatcggcccaaaaaaatcctatcggtggaTCCCTAGAAATTTCTAAAATGAGCTGCCGCTCTcattcgaaaaaaaaaaaaaaacgaagtAGGTTTTTTGCAAACAACAGGGTCCCTTATCTGCTACAAGTTGCGCAAAAGCATAATTGCTGTGATTAACAAAATTCACTTGCAATGGCAGAAAATATCACAACTATTACAATAGCAAACCAACTAAACCCTGCGATAAACGTGTCCATTCGTACAAGGCATATTCTGCATCTTCGACTGTACATAAAACTATAAAGTCTGACATGACTTTCACAGATTAATGACGTTAAGCTGAACGGCATGCTGTCGTTATATTCCTGACCGTTTGAATGCACAATTATAAAGTGTCCATTTTCTGACAAGAATGTGCAAAAAACATAAAGCGAGTGCCTCAACTATAAGGCACTTAAGGTCGGAGCCAATGGTGTAGTGGGCAAGtgctccgacatgtggtgcaGACGCACTTTCGGCGACCCGAGTTGGAGTTCCGGCTCGGGGTCCTTTGCTGATCCcgtacccctctctccaccctatactttcctgtcctctcctacCCTACTATCTATCTAGTAAATGcaaaaaatggcccaaaaaataaataaataaactata
Protein-coding sequences here:
- the atrip gene encoding ATR-interacting protein, whose product is MECPPSKRLKGHQMSAGADPFDDDIDFTQDDLDQLDIIASQAVTGEGQNSGSKRTYGSVFPCPDDQSKAPVRSGRKTFALGDACSSSAFDRRTEPQRNDAIGDGHTSKGGEDLHLKQLEDQQAELKRKLKEVEEEILMKNGEIRVLRDSLRLANQEKEQQRQAQVAVEKERAHAQSEREKELNRKVQSLQSELHFKEAEMNEMRGKLQSGERGVKLPGTPARNTVQSPAGRAFMTKETFSAGLSKKTSPIKGHLPEGGKQAQSKTSFAQEPHSDQTIISDVHQEGCVLLKLLLQQQLDPSTLSLCHLLSVSPAALPNVLSQHGYISPGSLATSSSSSADLHRPQSRFHQLQSLAMSGLTALAAHRPTHTQRNSYSDDAPRLAPRTCPPAVHFLPLLTFHISTYCQTLESLESSGKASLHGSSLSGSSDSSLTSSLEESLSGQEDLALAAMKALYHVVSYSCEALETVLCHQDAETPERIDVDRPQCSKSLLSTSEHLNGEVQTQLPLLKRLLQLADPSFITAAGQREAVMSSSLKTLCVLAERAQENQLQRLKVVLSSQVLLKCLTPEMSHKTVHLSVRILSLIICNNEMAVQLCAHEYPCPLLRLFQYVTSRPDKSTSEDVRSHLELQVIRLVTKLFTQNTGTWAAFCQTSCQCIHELVRTVVMILHRQWLRTKRREGEASRNRIWAGLGVQVLREALFFLHWLLLKDSSFSEHCLDVLHMYDQVIPAIRDTFRLIPDLSESEELALEEICRSETEYVEDMDTETGP